The DNA segment taatcgcTTTAATAATTTCACAAGCTACGTATTCCGATGAGACGACTCCGAAAATGTAAGGAAatctgtaaataataaatcgtggattcatttttaatgaaataattttaaaaaacaattttactttattcatATTCGATCCATGcgcaaagaaatatttttattttaataattaaatttctggattgttattagaaaaagaacaaaaaacaaacaaacaaacaaaaataaaaccatCGATTTTTCATACATTACGCGAATTTAACATTCAAAGTGAACAGAGAAAGTTCCACGGCTTTAAATGCTGTAACGTGTCATGCacgaaattatttcataagtaCTTTACAGACCTATTCATTAAAAACATATCTcgttgatatttataaatgtccatataaacgatatacaataagaaaataagaaaataagaaaaaatattaaatgaaaactaACAAATTAATGTAACATTCAATTTCGCGAACTTATTTATCAagttgataaattaattatatatagaagattttatataaaaaaaatatatttatatttattaattttaaatatgttttaatataaCCTATACTTAGGATCTTTTGCTAATCCTGTGTTAACGTAAAACGGATAAATCGTTGTGAAATGTATGTCAAGTTTCTTAGGATTCATTCTCACTTCTTCGTATAGAGCTTCCATTAGACCTTTtgtcagaaaaagaaataaaaaagtttttagttttatgtatgtaagtgattttattttcaagattGTATTCAAATTAACTAACTATATATTTACCTCTAACAGCAAATTTCGAGGCACAGTAAGGGACTTTTTGCGATACTCCGCATATTCCACACATACTGTTTATAGCTACGATGTGACCTCTACCTCGTTGTAACATTGATGGAAGTATTGTTTCTATCGtctttataaaatcaaagtataattctaataaaaaattttaaatcaaaataattctttataattcTTCATTAATCAACACAATGTTGTTTGCCACaggatcattattaatttgttacgtatattttcatttattaatttcttagaattatttataaaaatttgggAAGGTTTAACCATGGAGATAGGTTATTacctatatacaatattttgtaAAGGATAGCCACTAAAAGActgaatgatataaaataaaaataacttttagaAACACgttgttttaattttgtattattgcTGGACATTATACGTAGCTATTTTAATCTCTAAAGAGTGctatataatcaataaaaaaagaaaataaagaaaattgaaaatgaataaattatgaCTTTTTCAAATCCTTCAGTCTTTTGATGACGCAAAAACAGTCTTTCGATATAAGCAAAAAATTCAATAGCTTTCGATAATAGTTTATATAAACAGTTTTTTACCAATGCATTATTCAACGttatcgatgatatatataatgttcttgcttcaattaaatttgtatcttttttgtaatttcgaaattatcataCTTATGGAAAATGTAACAAacttgtattaattttttttttctataaaatcttACCCAAAAATGCGATAAAACGTTGACATTAAATGTCCGTTCAATTTCATCGGAATTATGATTGAGAAGTGAACGATGATACAACACGGCCGTATTGTTAATTAGAATGGTAATTTCTGGTATTCCAACTTTCCTCATCATTCTTGcataagatttattatataagataaCATTTTTgcataagatattatataatgtttatcgtATCGAACGATATTGTATCTtgaagaaaaatcgatgatcAAAAAATCAATTGCAAGTATCAACGTTATTCCCCgacattaaatatttgaagTGTCTtcgaaaaatacattttctgCGAGATGAGAAAACATGCTCGCACATTCGCACGAGTCATTCTAAAGGTATTTGACCTCATACAAAAGTCAACGTAGTAGTCTTTCCGAGACCTTGAAACGATATCTTAAAAATGTAGCATCTTAaaactttctatttatttatacatgagatatctacgtataaaaatgatacccacacacacacacacatatacacatattaaattatttaaagttatacattgaaacgaattttaaaattcgattctttcattatttttaacttacttattgttaatatcttttattattataatttcgtgatcaaaaataatataaatcggCGTGCAATTCATCAAaacatttgataaatttatatttatccgtCAATCGTAAAAACATCgtaaacaattttctttgaCGATCTTATTTAATGCAAAACAAATAACTGATCCTTTCCTAGAACTTATTGTTCAATATAATCACCGTTTTTACGTTATAAAAACCGTGGAATAAGGTAAGAAAaagtttcaattaatttaaattagagATCAAAGAACACATCATAAATCATTATAGCgtgttttttgttattctatgacgtgtatattttttaacgatatatatcaAGTTTAAGATGAATAATATCAAGTTTTGTTTACAGGCATCAGTTAGTCTTTTCAAAAACTACATTTGGAAAAATtaactttacatatatatgattaaaatattattagaaattaatcgataaatatttcatataatggGTGGTTTACGAGAATGTTCGTGAtttcaaatgatataaaaaaatatatagaaacgaaagaattattttatataatttaaataaatctatagatattaaagaattataatgtaatataacagTTAATCTTACTGTAAATTCAAATGAAACACTTTTTGATtgtatcgatattttaataaatccgATGTCAactgattataatatttgtaaatagttCGATTTTTGATCGTACGCTCAACCtccttattttttgttttcttttatttcctagAACAAATTAACATCGACCGGTCCAGATCAATACCGTGTTtgtcaataaaataattaaatcatttgaaTATGTTTACggaaatatcgttattatatatccgTTTTTTTATCGAACTGTTTTTTTATCGAACCGTTTTTTTATCGAACTCGTATGAATTTTTTACTGACAAAATCGAATGTCAAAAGATGGCTtgccaaatatttttctttgattcaaTCGAAATTGAATTATCAATTGCGATACGCAGCATTCTTTAAATATCcccatataaaaatttatttgcagattaaattatttgataatgttACATATCCGgctttagaaaaaataaatccaaGACTGTCGAAACCAAATATAGGGccaaatttcaaaaaataatgttacataaagtgtaattttatatgtatgtaatattacatgtaataaaaacagatctttatatatagagtttttatataattaagtaTTAAATTAGAGCACAATATACGCCAAACTATTAGATCTAATCTATATCGTCGAGTAATATCTAAAATTCATAAATGTTCAGGAGTGTCTCCAAcagataactataataaatatttcctctACTGTACATTTGCAGAATCATTCAAAATCACAGACGTTTACATGGCTCAccctttatattaaaatataataatttattgttaaaaaattgaGATTAATTGGTTAATTGattctacattttttaattatttttttatttgcttaaattctatctatatatttattaatttgtaaagttaaaaattgtacttttatgaacaataataaaaaaaaaataataataataaaacaaggaAGAATAACAGCATTTTAATAACGCAATTAACGTCGTTCCGGAATAATCAGgaagaattaattttcaacGTGATACAACGTTCCTTCAATTCTCTTTTCATCGACGTTCGCGAGGAAATCAAGAATCAGTCGCATAGCTGACTCAGGAATAATcctaaaaggaaagaaaaaaaaagaaaaagagaaagaaaaatgaataaagaaaaatattacgctTTGATAAATGGAGTCGTCGAGAGAAAAACCTGTTTATGGCGTTCAGGGAGAGAAGACATCGTGGTATAGAATATTCCgtgtaattttttctaatcgcTTTAATAATTTCACAAGCTACGTATTCCGATGAGACGACTCCGAAAATGTAAGGAAatctgtaaataataaatcgtggattcatttttaatgaaataattttaaaaaacaattttactttattcatATTCGATCCATGcgcaaagaaatatttttattttaataattaaatttctggattgttattagaaaaagaacaaaaaacaaacaaacaaacaaaaataaaaccatCGATTTTTCATACATTACGCGAATTTAACATTCAAAGTGAACAGAGAAAGTTCCACGGCTTTAAATGCTGTAACGTGTCATGCacgaaattatttcataagtaCTTTACAGACCTATTCATTAAAAACATATCTcgttgatatttataaatgtccatataaacgatatacaataagaaaataagaaaataagaaaaaatattaaatgaaaactaACAAATTAATGTAACATTCAATTTCGCGAACTTATTTATCAagttgataaattaattatatatagaagattttatataaaaaaaatatatttatatttattaattttaaatatgttttaatataaCCTATACTTAGGATCTTTTGCTAATCCTGTGTTAACGTAAAACGGATAAATCGTTGTGAAATGTATGTCAAGTTTCTTAGGATTCATTCTCACTTCTTCGTATAGAGCTTCCATTAGACCTTTtgtcagaaaaagaaataaaaaagtttttagttttatgtatgtaagtgattttattttcaagattGTATTCAAATTAACTAACTATATATTTACCTCTAACAGCAAATTTCGAGGCACAGTAAGGGACTTTTTGCGATACTCCGCATATTCCACACATACTGTTTATAGCTACGATGTGACCTCTACCTCGTTGTAACATTGATGGAAGTATTGTTTCTATCGtctttataaaatcaaagtataattctaataaaaaattttaaatcaaaataattctttataattcTTCATTAATCAACACAATGTTGTTTGCCACaggatcattattaatttgttacgtatattttcatttattaatttcttagaattatttataaaaatttgggAAGGTTTAACCATGGAGATAGGTTATTacctatatacaatattttgtaAAGGATAGCCACTAAAAGActgaatgatataaaataaaaataacttttagaAACACgttgttttaattttgtattattgcTGGACATTATACGTAGCTATTTTAATCTCTAAAGAGTGctatataatcaataaaaaaagaaaataaagaaaattgaaaatgaataaattatgaCTTTTTCAAATCCTTCAGTCTTTTGATGACGCAAAAACAGTCTTTCGATATAAGCAAAAAATTCAATAGCTTTCGATAATAGTTTATATAAACAGTTTTTTACCAATGCATTATTCAACGttatcgatgatatatataatgttcttgcttcaattaaatttgtatcttttttgtaatttcgaaattatcataCTTATGGAAAATGTAACAAacttgtattaattttttttttctataaaatcttACCCAAAAATGCGATAAAACGTTGACATTAAATGTCCGTTCAATTTCATCGGAATTATGATTGAGAAGTGAACGATGATACAACACGGCCGTATTGTTAATTAGAATGGTAATTTCTGGTATTCCAACTTTCCtcatcattcttatcgtttcaCGTACTTCCAATCTCTTCGAAACATCAACGATGAAACCATAGACCTAAACAATTTCTTTGAATTCGATATCATGTTTCAAgaacttttgaaaatattacaacCTCTCCGCCATTTTTTGATACGGCAGACATCGTTGATCGATTTGCATCTATATCTACGTCCCAACAGATCACTATGCAACCCATTAAGCCTAATTGAATCGCTAATTCTCGACCAATACCATGGCCAGCACCGGTAATCTTATAAAatacacaaaaaaaataaaattaagaaataacctattaaaataaattatttacaaaaataaacaatttacgGGAATACTTATCCGTTGATTTTTGCTATTATGATCAATAGTGATAATTgacaaaagtattaaaaaagcttaatatatatatatatatatatatatatagagagagagagagagagagagagaaagagagagagagagagagatgggaatATATTCTTTACTAAAACTGTTTCTCCGATTAAATTCTTCATAGTGGTAGGTATAACGACCTTGAACGATGCAACCATCATTGCCAGAGTTATTTTCATCGACAATACGATCAAGTCTAAGATGACTCGTGGAAAAGTGAAGgatcgaaaaatattcttgatcttccattttctataagattgatataaaaacataCTGTATAATGAGCTTctacaaaaaaatttctttcagagCTTACTTATTATTCACGTCACGTGGGATCGAATCGATATCTGTTTTTAATGAAACCatgagttttcttttctcttatttaacGTATCAGTTTTTGATTCTTTGCATGTTACGTTGATAATTTCAAAACAATTGATAACGATGTTAAACGTTCCCTTCATTACGTTcgtcttctattttttttatatggtaTATACCATGATTAATGTCAATGTAGAATAAACATATTATCCATCGAGTTTTCAATTCGTATGTTTTTTTCTCGTCTCGCTATGATGAATAATCGTTGGATTACAAGATCAAGATCGTCTAAaccaaataatttttttacaaaatggaGAATACTCTTTTGGAAAGATATACTTATAAGAAAGCATAGCATAATCATCACCATTTTGGAAATTGTAATacctattattttttgtttacaaatTCGATTAATATTCCAACCATTACCTCTTCATATGAAGGTTCgatatatgttataatttctttttttataattaactgaatttttatttattataccatTCAAGGAATTAGATATGTATACGAAAAAGGacataattgataaattaccACATGATGTAGAATATTGGTATGCGCCACAAAATGATTTTACCGATGATTTGATGTCACGTTCTTCACGTATActcaatataaaaagtatactttttatatggaataataatcataataataaacatgaatattttattatttccaaagTTATTCGTAAAGCTATTagattttacattcttttcttcataGTACAACCAGCTGACAGTGAAAAGAGTCTTATTGTGTTGcattattcaaaaaatatatctaccaAAGCATTATGGGCAATCTTTGAAGTAAACAAAGATGGACGACCGAACActttaaattacaaaattcgttCCTCAGAGATCGGCGAAAGTAAACTTATGATGCACGATGAAGAACCGTCTTATAAAGGTGaaatctcaatttttttttttaaatttcgttTATTGGGTCTACGATAGTATTGTTGGTTAACCATTAAGAGAAATCTATTTTAACCTATCTTAACATAGATCCTTACATCTGGAGCGGTTTCATGGCATTTCAAATGGCaattgaaaattcttttatcgatATGTGGAAAAATTCACAAATTTCTCCTATAGGAGAAAACGTatgtatttctataatatttctgACTTATTAGAttcataacaattattaattaattgatagtTTAAACAAAGTTTCATCCTAACCTCTTACTTTGTAGTTGACAATAACtcgttatccttattataagattgattttcttataataCAAAGTATCGTTTATCcgaatattaatgttatttattacatGACTGTGAtagcttttcttcttttaccaaTGGCAAGTCTGCAGAAAATGATTCACGACAAAGAAACTGGTTTCAGAGTAAGTTTTGAGAATTttacaatgattattataaaaggataactttcttttattttttagggTCTTATGAGATTAACAAATATGTCATTTACCGTCATGTATCTCGGTTGGTTAAATTATTTGATGATTTCTTGTTTGCCAGTCGGAATAGCATGTACCATATTACTCTATCCAATATTCATGAATTCttatttaataacgatttttctttttattaccatGTATATTATTCTCTCGACATTAGTTGTCTTTGCCGTTGGaactttctttcgatattgtaagtcatattattatttaaaagagaatttaTCAATCAACAAGAATCAAATATCTTAACAGCAATGAAAGCGATATTGATATCACTCTCAATTTGGGtatttctatcttattttaCTATTGTTCTGGATGAATTCTTGGTAACAGCTTCTCTAACTTGGCGTATTGTATCGTTGATTTTACCACATAGTGGTTTACTTTATGGAATTGTGGCATTCGCATCTAGAACAGAAAttggtaataatataataataaaaaaaatatttaattataaatgaaattataatatttattaaagtttcaagaatattgttaattttatttgttc comes from the Vespa crabro chromosome 14, iyVesCrab1.2, whole genome shotgun sequence genome and includes:
- the LOC124429245 gene encoding short-chain dehydrogenase/reductase family 16C member 6-like; the encoded protein is MMRKVGIPEITILINNTAVLYHRSLLNHNSDEIERTFNVNVLSHFWTIETILPSMLQRGRGHIVAINSMCGICGVSQKVPYCASKFAVRGLMEALYEEVRMNPKKLDIHFTTIYPFYVNTGLAKDPKYRFPYIFGVVSSEYVACEIIKAIRKNYTEYSIPRCLLSLNAINRFFSRRLHLSKRNIFLYSFFFLFFFFFLSF
- the LOC124429152 gene encoding short-chain dehydrogenase/reductase family 16C member 6-like, whose amino-acid sequence is MMRKVGIPEITILINNTAVLYHRSLLNHNSDEIERTFNVNVLSHFWTIETILPSMLQRGRGHIVAINSMCGICGVSQKVPYCASKFAVRGLMEALYEEVRMNPKKLDIHFTTIYPFYVNTGLAKDPKYRFPYIFGVVSSEYVACEIIKAIRKNYTEYSIPRCLLSLNAINRFFSRRLHLSKRNIFLYSFFFLFFFFFLSF
- the LOC124429246 gene encoding phospholipid-transporting ATPase ABCA3-like, with product MNNRWITRSRSSKPNNFFTKWRILFWKDILIRKHSIIITILEIVIPIIFCLQIRLIFQPLPLHMKELDMYTKKDIIDKLPHDVEYWYAPQNDFTDDLMSRSSRILNIKIQPADSEKSLIVLHYSKNISTKALWAIFEVNKDGRPNTLNYKIRSSEIGESKLMMHDEEPSYKDPYIWSGFMAFQMAIENSFIDMWKNSQISPIGENLTITRYPYYKIDFLIIQSIVYPNINVIYYMTVIAFLLLPMASLQKMIHDKETGFRGLMRLTNMSFTVMYLGWLNYLMISCLPVGIACTILLYPIFMNSYLITIFLFITMYIILSTLVVFAVGTFFRYSMKAILISLSIWVFLSYFTIVLDEFLVTASLTWRIVSLILPHSGLLYGIVAFASRTEIDKYLLNSLKEFLIINGTQSYINLSSPISTREISETTNNEYEIIYIKEKISINIILISWILHIIFWLSLTIYLDNINPGQYWSAKPWYFLCKRAHPKNIYYKYKLRGSTNWSAVERIPSFIKSSILIRCATKKFGTFGNSSTILNEVTIDFYQNEFSVILGNNGSGKSTLLKLITGIYSLSDGGIYVQGRDFNEDINITNFFGYCPQENILVNYMTTVEHLYIFGMMKGMTYKDAYANALELLKKLRLESVKNKKLKDLSNGMQRRICLGMALIGESQVFRKKK